From Podospora bellae-mahoneyi strain CBS 112042 chromosome 3, whole genome shotgun sequence, the proteins below share one genomic window:
- a CDS encoding hypothetical protein (COG:G; EggNog:ENOG503P2EP): MATDVRNVEGKLDENLLAALPEGGKVVSVTPSGMSDYCNTFRIEVSMPDGSSQVFFEKVANPETKLMESAWASENTTYEFIPEHVPRPVKKGSYKSRPDRHFFLAEFIEMIEDDIPRPDSYMTAIAALHSRSMGKSPDGKFGFPVNTRFGNLEQDNSWTGTWEEYWTRQMKDFLQREDAAHDGEHHAELERLRPLFFEKVLPRFLRPLESDGRSITPCLIHADLWPGNVKYQTDGETVCVYDACAMWGHNEVDLGVFRNPRYPLGKPYLKEYWKHVPISEPEEDVDSRNTLYMLRNQILLSTLYPHDHKLREIVVSNMKLLVDKVEAEEAAKSGPQASTYQSRL; this comes from the exons ATGGCTACTGATGTGAGAAACgtggaggggaagctggATGAGAACCTTCTTGCCG CCCTCCCTGAGGGTGGCAAGGTGGTCTCTGTGACCCCGTCTGGGATGAGTGACTATTGCAACACCTTTCGGATCGAGGTCTCCATGCCGGATGGAAGCAGTCAGGTATTTTTTGAGAAGGTTGCTAACCCAGAAACAA AACTGATGGAATCCGCCTGGGCCTCCGAAAACACCACCTACGAGTTTATCCCAGAGCACGTGCCCCGCCCAGTCAAGAAGGGCTCCTACAAATCCCGTCCAGACAGGCACTTCTTCCTGGCTGAATTCATCGAGATGATCGAGGATGATATTCCCCGTCCCGATTCCTACATGACAGCCATTGCGGCCTTGCACTCCCGCAGCATGGGCAAGTCCCCCGACGGCAAGTTTGGGTTTCCCGTCAACACCAGATTTGGCAACCTGGAGCAGGACAACAGCTGGACGGGCACTTGGGAGGAGTACTGGACACGACAAATGAAGGACTTTCTCCAGCGTGAAGATGCCGCCCATGATGGGGAGCACCATGCTGAGCTAGAGAGACTACGGCCTTTATTCTTCGAAAAGGTTCTTCCTCGGTTTTTGCGACCATTGGAGAGCGATGGACGTTCAATAACGCCTTGTCTTATTCACGCTGACCTCTGGCCTGGCAACGTCAAGTATCAGACTGATGGCGAGACGGTCTGTGTCTACGATGCCTGTGCCATGTGGGGGCATAACGAAGTTGATCTGGGTGTTTTTCGCAACCCACGGTACCCACTCGGCAAACCGTATCTGAAGGAGTACTGGAAGCACGTACCTATTTCGGAacccgaggaggatgttgacaGCAGGAATACACTCTACATGCTGAGGAACCAGATTCTACTGTCAACCTTGTATCCGCACGATCACAAGCTCCGCGAGAT CGTTGTGAGCAATATGAAGCTGCTGGTAGACAaagtcgaggccgaggaagcTGCTAAGAGTGGTCCTCAGGCTTCTACTTACCAATCTCGTCTCTGA
- a CDS encoding hypothetical protein (EggNog:ENOG503P08N; COG:O), which translates to MSLPSSDFRNIRNWIRNCDRLHTNCPPTPNQYRQPHEIPSWVLDIRNGCIVPGSTASCYVALSYVWSTTESEKLTLELWTGNLSQFQKSGFLDGMKQSFLPKVISDAIDLVKQLGERYLWVDRLCIVQDGRMKRSEIENMDNIYSGAYFTIIAAASPGLYVNLDRRHRAPMGVSCFHRYLYDKLLKSKWATRGWTFQEQVLSRRSIIFVNGDVFWDCRNSLWSHESPGPRKEAGEGYDAYSQKQIDNHEMAVTVPSTAFADFRLYRELVCLYSGRDLTYAQDVLSAFMGIINELSHTFPGGFVGGLPVLFLDAALLWQSFSKGKRRVWTQGRSEDADMPKTNLPSWSWCGWHAVVDPESLHVRSLEWLRPQMRTKPIVTWSVLSEDLRLERKLPESRILEDYCRRFLDWGDWDTPPGWSRHDIRYPPPRNSTWTYCDTRSPKLDPNLFYTFTHISDPSKLFCHPIPMVNPGRKPTAHPQNWPYLHCEATTGCFKIQSILSRKSSAQAKLKESRISSLHVPFTSLDKFHGGPKGEELCRVVSLADADGQPAGLLRIMDDDTEIRPGQEIELMAISLGSMGWDETFSSYEERIDLLKSADYPRMEHSFVRDPPSDYEDGTGSETAPLTFRPRRAAAVETDHSRAARPWGRKGEDYRFYNVLWIERTGGIAYRKAAGRVAREAWERNCGEKLSVILG; encoded by the coding sequence ATGTCTTTACCATCGTCAGATTTTCGCAACATCCGTAACTGGATCCGCAATTGCGACCGCCTACACACCAATTGCCCACCGACGCCGAATCAGTATCGCCAACCTCACGAAATCCCGTCATGGGTTCTTGACATACGGAATGGTTGTATCGTGCCTGGAAGCACAGCCTCCTGCTACGTGGCTCTCAGCTACGTCTGGTCGACGACTGAGAGTGAGAAGCTCACCCTCGAGCTGTGGACCGGCAACCTAAGTCAGTTCCAAAAGAGCGGTTTCCTTGATGGCATGAAGCAGAGCTTCCTCCCCAAAGTTATCAGCGACGCCATCGATCTTGTCAAGCAGCTAGGGGAAAGATACCTGTGGGTTGATCGTCTGTGTATCGTGCAAGATGGGAGGATGAAGCGAAGCGAGATCGAGAACATGGACAACATATACTCCGGAGCTtacttcaccatcatcgctGCTGCTTCGCCAGGCTTGTATGTCAATCTCGACCGGCGGCATCGTGCACCCATGGGGGTTTCTTGCTTCCACAGGTATCTCTACGATAAGCTCCTAAAGTCCAAATGGGCTACGCGGGGGTGGACATTCCAGGAACAGGTTCTTTCGCGACGCTCCATCATCTTCGTGAACGGGGATGTATTTTGGGACTGTCGGAACTCTTTATGGAGCCATGAGAGCCCTGGCCCTCGGAAGGAAGCAGGCGAGGGATATGACGCATATTCTCAGAAACAGATTGATAACCATGAGATGGCGGTTACGGTGCCATCGACCGCCTTCGCCGACTTTAGACTTTACAGAGAGCTTGTCTGCCTCTACAGCGGCCGTGACCTGACATATGCGCAGGATGTCCTGTCAGCCTTTATGGGAATCATCAACGAACTCTCACACACCTTTCCTGGTGGGTTCGTCGGTGGTCTACCTGTTCTGTTTCTGGATGCCGCGCTACTGTGGCAGTCATTCAGCAAGGGCAAACGAAGAGTCTGGACGCAAGGGAGATCCGAGGATGCGGACATGCCCAaaaccaacctcccatcTTGGTCATGGTGCGGCTGGCACGCTGTTGTCGATCCGGAGAGCTTGCATGTGCGCTCTCTGGAGTGGCTACGTCCACAAATGCGGACTAAACCAATTGTGACGTGGTCAGTTTTGTCGGAGGACCTGCGCCTCGAAAGGAAACTGCCCGAGTCAAGGATTCTGGAAGACTATTGCAGACGCTTCCTGGACTGGGGCGACTGGGATACCCCTCCGGGTTGGTCACGCCACGACATCAGgtaccctcctcccaggAATAGCACATGGACATACTGTGACACGCGCTCGCCCAAGCTCGACCCTAATCTATTCTACACGTTCACCCACATTTCAGATCCTAGCAAGCTGTTCTGTCATCCCATCCCGATGGTGAACCCAGGAAGGAAGCCCACGgcccacccccaaaactGGCCGTACCTCCACTGTGAAGCAACGACGGGATGTTTCAAGATCCAGTCAATTCTCAGCCGAAAGTCGTCAGCCCAAGCGAAGCTCAAGGAGTCCCGTATATCTTCGCTCCACGTGCCATTCACGTCCCTCGACAAGTTCCACGGCGGACCGAAAGGAGAAGAATTATGTCGAGTCGTCTCCCTTGCTGATGCCGACGGCCAGCCTGCCGGGCTGTTACGAATCATGGACGACGACACCGAGATCAGACCCGGCCAGGAGATAGAGCTGATGGCCATATCGTTGGGATCCATGGGGTGGGATGAGACATTTTCGTCGTATGAAGAACGCATCGACCTGTTGAAGTCGGCCGATTACCCACGCATGGAGCACAGTTTTGTGCGAGACCCGCCTTCGGATTATGAGGATGGTACAGGTTCCGAGACGGCGCCGTTGACGTTTAGGCCTAGGCGTGCGGCGGCGGTAGAGACAGATCACTCGCGAGCAGCACGGCCGTGGGGGCGTAAGGGGGAGGATTACCGGTTTTATAATGTTTTGTGGATTGAGCGGACGGGTGGTATCGCGTATCGGAAGGCTGCTGggagggtggcgagggaggctTGGGAGAGGAATTGTGGGGAGAAATTGAGTGTTATTCTTGGGTAA
- a CDS encoding hypothetical protein (EggNog:ENOG503P4GN; COG:S), with protein MTFNSAYSLSNFPKNGGPEPDDYPGYLFRHPRFCLLHEAIPQMTNRGRDWWASSRYACFGCMKLLSNAMFDDNELFNTATRKPWMRSSEVQKMALTDWKLATTTESRLSSIQKRAEQDRELTEQYRQQYQTSFDWIKAVNRGLNDDEDVEEVRRKHENCIEETSPHIVGKARHERRCVECNTDAPIIFSRKDVGLGLDFNRLFPGLLPKVLVPPNLKRIPAHLCSMQ; from the exons ATGACTTTCAACAGCGCCTACTCGCTCTCGAACTTCCCCAAGAATGGTGGCCCAGAGCCGGACGACTACCCAGGCTACCTATTTCGGCACCCGAGATTTTGTCTTTTACACGAGGCCATACCACAGATGACAAACCGTGGCCGGGACTGGTGGGCTAGCAGCAGGTACGCTTGTTTCGGTTGCATGAAACTTCTCTCGAATGCCATGTTTGATGACAATGAGTTGTTCAACACAGCCACAAGAAAACCTTGGATGAGAAGTTCCGAAGTGCAGAAGATGGCCCTCACAGATTGGAAACTTGCAACCACGACAGAGAGCAGGCTCTCATCGATTCAGAAGCGAGCGGAGCAAGACAGAGAACTCACCGAGCAGTACCGGCAGCAGTATCAGACGTCTTTCGACTGGATCAAAGCAGTGAACAGGGGACTGAATGATGACGAAGATGTAGAGGAAGTTCGCAGGAAGCACGAAAACTGCATTGAAGAGACAAGCCCTCACATCGTCGGCAAGGCTCGTCACGAACGGAGGTGCGTGGAGT GCAACACTGATGCCCCAATCATTTTCTCCCGAAAGGAcgtgggtttggggttggacTTCAACAGGCTGTTCCCCGGTCTCTTGCCAAAAGTATTGGTACCACCCAACTTGAAGCGGATACCGGCTCATTTGTGCTCCATGCAATAG
- a CDS encoding hypothetical protein (EggNog:ENOG503PB8X; COG:S): MASLGTSVLKPALTSSTPASSRPGTSSANSSAPELTTTIEILPSKPDFPPFDPKPPMQNDFNPNLEPPLPYYIFSPRQKLVVTLLVSFAAMFSTLSSFIYYPALVPLSESFGVSLGLIQLTITSYLIIAGIAPAFMGDMADQSGRRPVYMLMFSLMISANVGISVVERWEGLLVLRMVQSAGGSGLYGGGYGVIADVAVAEERGGLVGVLLLMTDVATSLGPVVGGGLTQGLGWRWIFWFLVILTGSWFIVILIFLPETQRGLVGDGSRRVEGWVYQSFWSVFYFKERKGKKGTEAVVVGEKMEREGEEERKFRFPNPLACLPVLADKGSLVVILITAINYAVKAALQTSLDAQATEIYGLSYLQAGLVYLPSGVGGGFGSFFAGRFVDWNYKRTVKRGGDEDFDKNSPGFPLEKTRLEGVYILHAITVLGIIGYGLALKFRAHLAVTLLMQLLTGTSTAATFVLCGTLLTDLNMNRSATAQAASNLVRCLGAGGAVAVLQPMVEHVGPAACFGIYAGIVFLCFPLAWLVQRFGVAWRVANSDKQE; encoded by the exons ATGGCATCACTAGGCACCTCAGTCCTCAAACCAgctctcacctcctccacccccgcctccAGCCGTCCCGGCACCAGCAGCGCAAACTCCTCCGCCCCAgaactcaccaccaccatcgagatcctcccctccaagcCCGACTTTCCCCCGTTTGATCCCAAGCCACCCATGCAAAATGACTTCAACCCCAATCTTGAACCCCCACTCCCGTATTACATCTTTTCTCCCCGTCAAAAACTCGTGGTTACCCTCCTCGTCTCTTTCGCTGCCATGTTCTCCACGCTCTCCTCGTTCATTTACTACCCCGCTCTTGTCCCTTTGTCGGAATCGTTTGGGGTTTCGCTGGGGTTGATCCAACTGACAATTACCTCCTatctcatcatcgccggcaTAGCGCCGGCATTCATGGGCGACATGGCTGACCAGAGTGGACGAAGGCCGGTTTATATGCTCATGTTCAGTCTCATGATATCAGCCAACGTTGGGATCTCGGTTGTGGAaaggtgggaggggttgttggttttgaggATGGTGCAGAGTGCGGGAGGGAGTGGGCTTTACGGGGGCGGGTACGGGGTTATTGCTGATGTTGCGGTcgcggaggagaggggggggttggtgggggttttgctgttgatgacCGATGTTGCTACCAGTCTCGGGCcggtggttgggggtgggttgacccaggggttggggtggaggtggattttCTGGTTTTTGGTTATCCTAACTGGATCGTGGTTCATTGTGATTTTGATATTCTTGCCGGAGACGCAGAGGGGGCTGGTGGGTGATGgatcgaggagggtggaagggtGGGTTTATCAGAGCTTTTGGAGTGTGTTTTACttcaaggagaggaaggggaagaaaggCACGGAagcggtggttgttggggagaagatggagagggagggggaagaggagaggaagtttAGGTTTCCGAATCCGCTGGCTTGTTTGCCGGTACTGGCGGATAAGGggtcgttggtggtgattttgaTTACGGCGATCAACTATGCTGTCAAGGCGGCACTGCAGACGAGTTTGGATGCTCAGGCCACGGAAATTTATGGATTGAGTTATCTGCAGGCTGGACTGGTGTATTTACCtagtggggttggtggtgggtttgggagctTTTTTGCTG GAAGATTTGTTGACTGGAATTACAAGAGGACGGTCAAAAgaggtggagatgaagattTCGACAAGAACTCTCCCGGCTTTCCTCTCGAAAAGACCAGATTAGAGGGCGTCTACATACTTCATGCCATCACTGTTTTGGGGATCATAGGATATGGTCTAGCGTTGAAGTTCAGGGCA CACCTTGCCGTGACGCTTCTTATGCAACTCTTGACCGGCACCTCAACCGCCGCAACATTTGTG CTGTGTGGGACCCTCCTGACAGATCTCAACATGAACAGATCTGCCACCGCCCAGGCAGCCAGTAATCTGGTCAGATGTCTCGGTGCGGGCGGTGCTGTGGCCGTCTTGCAGCCGATGGTTGAACATGTCGGGCCGGCGGCATGTTTTGGCATCTACGCTGGCATTGTGTTTCTGTGTTTCCCGCTCGCTTGGCTCGTGCAGAGGTTTGGGGTCGCGTGGAGGGTGGCTAATTCCGACAAGCAAGAGTAA
- a CDS encoding hypothetical protein (EggNog:ENOG503NWY3; COG:S), translating to MFASHAQTWQASSTWSTEDRDRLGVPNLPGPGDKDRLPSPSRLRGRLQSLRRASSPGARSNTPSPENSKGALGLTLLHDPSEPRVDFVFVHGLNGGSKRSWSASSDPTTFWPKEWLPSEAGFKHVRIHSFGYDSDWSKSQQSSLTIHDFGQALLADLYNAPHLKKNGNTPIVLVAHSMGGLVVKKAYLLARRDPIYADIAGRIHSLYFLGTPHRGADSSSFVSTFIAMSLGSGSKAFVKELIPGSGTLQVSLKSASILGMLMLTTQAINDEFRHVCSDVGLWSFFEGIPTAAGPTNVVVVEKESAVMGLPGEHTQYLQADHRRLVKFDSTEDPNYNILLRCFNTTIEEIEKEYISDKFDNHRAQIKQIASTFDIAERPDGDFMRVYDRLHQGSCEWLTSHPSFLEWLEFDLMDANPTVKAITAGPTKVTPRFLWLNGPPGSGKSVASTHVIKYLESFNRDCAYFFFKSNEKPSLTQLLLSLALQMAESNFQVRHTFLSMIEEGEVVDCHSDHVMVWNNIFLGRIFKMAFSQPQYWVIDALDECQSRLLTTLVAMLARIEPTVPLRILITSRPNGHVERLLNQERVLRSEIHTGQAASLRDIEAFVRARLSPTIIEDFHEQDQDESDLVSEIIEKSNGIFLWASLIMTRLDDAHSIEAMRNTLNQVPKEMSGMYNDILKNIIESPNAELAQCILTWVVCARKPLTTDELREAVRLDINQTLRTSDRFAQICGNLITVDNNYVQVMHQTVKEFLTGEQSDYYIPRAGSHARIAELCLTHLNGRNFNPPRTRRVPSFKNNSAGANDTAFDEYACANFSYHLAHCSPSEETLELLPLLGSFFSSNILTWIERIAKTGRLALIMRTIQNLKAYLKKQVATCSPIDSDYQLVSRFVEDLLRLSAIYGPNLVNTPSCIYSLVPLLCPTSSIIHWKFARTQFRQKVICNFNTDWDERLSSLSFATRVMSIACGDQFFAVGLGDGVVKVYRQSTFELLNTFRHGEPVRKLANGHLTGILVTAGLKTVKVWGPRQTLLWSVNVPEQPLSIEFSPDDSKIYVPLRSGEVYVYRSKGGARLDCLALTDEDGSSSSSSDSESDGEGGERYKPNNQKKTNPILVKICPSLGIAAVAYRSSHLQVSYYDNEGGMEAFEKEGYEDGQGLPSQVLDVAFNPNVEQSLMAVAYQDGDLVTFDPWTLQQKSTHHLNAHTLAASPDGQTLAAGDSECVITLFAFYGMRQLCRIESMDERIMGIVFASNSLRFFDLRGNTCNVWEPSVLIKKNLTDDGSSDVTDDYFTSTSSNLVCTRTFEGSNEITVMAQAGDSDFVFCGREEGAITLHDITTGKVCAGFQFHARMVEIRHLEWHAQSKVLFSVDASRRCIATRITLPRLSSSSKSTSPVEKLKQELGQQSPQFEHILDFRASDHVLQALISPDGTSFLVSTQAGEEMHTISTVEGEPKQEPTIIQTTNSMGPARWLAHPTDSDRLLLFDHDMLHVFLWKTLERQSPPNGIIIHPPPELSHSGDFILSDDWLSRPGLSTIYQTIDMPTTSSKLSSVPETGFLTLDLSKISPVSPAPSVEVSLVTRKLLSPIKSILGLHKSTLYFISGRGWVCSISLKNLPSSKSYTRHFFIPSVWQTADGQGPMAKVVSKGSSVAMVYRDEVVVLSGFLEFEHKTVFGVCDDITELGASDEEGEAAGRDGVPVITRTMS from the exons ATGTTCGCGTCTCAT GCTCAAACCTGGCAAGCATCCTCAACATGGAGTACCGAAGACAGAGATCGCCTGGGTGTGCCCAATCTTCCCGGACCGGGAGACAAGGATCGATTACCGTCGCCAAGTAGACTTCGGGGCAGATTGCAAAGCTTGAGAAGAGCATCATCTCCAGGAGCGCGGTCCAACACACCGTCTCCAGAGAATTCGAAAGGGGCGCTGGGGCTGACATTACTGCATGACCCATCGGAGCCGCGGGTTGATTTCGTATTT GTCCACGGACTGAACGGTGGGTCAAAGAGATCATGGAGCGCCTCATCAGACCCGACAACATTCTGGCCCAAAGAGTGGTTGCCATCGGAGGCGGGCTTCAAGCACGTTCGCATCCACAGTTTCGGCTATGACTCGGACTGGTCAAAATCACAGCAAAGCTCCCTAACCATCCACGATTTCGGACAAGCTTTATTGGCAGATCTGTACAACGCGCCACATCTTAAGAAGAATGGAAAT ACGCCTATCGTCCTGGTTGCTCATAGTATgggtggtcttgttgttAAGAAGGCATATCTCCTAGCTAGAAGAGACCCGATTTACGCCGACATTGCCGGCAGGATTCACAGTCTTTACTTCTTGGGAACTCCCCACAGAGGCGCTGATTCCAGTTCCTTTGTCTCAACATTTATTGCAATGTCGCTCGGCTCTGGATCCAAGGCCTTTGTCAAAGAGCTCATCCCAGGATCGGGGACATTACAGGTGAGCTTGAAGTCCGCTAGTATTCTCGGCatgctgatgctgacaaCCCAGGCTATCAATGACGAATTTAGACATGTGTGTAGCGATGTTGGACTGTGGTCTTTCTTCGAAGGTATTCCTACCGCTGCAGGGCCAACCAATGTTGTGGTGGTAGAAAAAGAGTCTGCTGTAATGG GGCTACCCGGGGAGCACACTCAGTATCTACAAGCCGACCATCGTCGTCTGGTCAAGTTTGACTCGACCGAGGACCCGAATTACAACATTCTCCTTCGTTGCTTCAACACAACAATCGAAGAGATTGAAAAGGAGT ATATCTCCGACAAGTTTGACAACCACAGGGCTCAGATCAAACAGATAGCCAGCACATTTGATATTGCAGAACGTCCAGATGGCGACTTTATGCGGGTCTACGACAGACTGCACCAAGGATCCTGCGAATGGTTAACCTCCCACCCATCGTTCCTTGAATGGCTGGAGTTCGACCTCATGGACGCCAATCCTACCGTCAAAGCCATTACCGCCGGTCCCACCAAAGTCACTCCTCGATTCTTGTGGCTCAATGGCCCACCGGGATCTGGAAAGTCTGTGGCTTCTACACATGTTATCAAATACCTCGAATCCTTCAACCGCGACTGTGCctacttcttcttcaagagcAATGAAAAGCCCAGTCTGACCCAGCTCCTCCTATCACTGGCTCTTCAAATGGCCGAGTCCAACTTCCAGGTCCGACACACATTCCTGTCCATGAtagaggagggagaagtgGTTGATTGTCACAGCGATCATGTTATGGTGTGGAACAACATTTTCCTTGGGCGGATCTTCAAAATGGCATTTTCTCAACCACAGTACTGGGTGATTGATGCTTTGGACGAGTGTCAATCACGACTGCTGACGACCTTGGTCGCGATGCTTGCGAGAATCGAGCCGACAGTCCCACTGAGAATCCTCATTACCAGCCGGCCCAACGGTCATGTGGAAAGGTTGCTGAATCAGGAGCGAGTGCTGAGAAGCGAGATACACACTGGCCAAGCGGCGTCATTGAGAGATATCGAGGCCTTCGTAAGGGCGAGGCTTTCGCCCACCATCATCGAAGACTTCCAtgaacaagaccaagatgAGAGCGACCTGGTATCGGAGATCATCGAAAAGTCAAATGGGATATTTCTATGGGCTTCCCTTATTATGACGCGTCTAGATGACGCTCACAGCATCGAAGCGATGAGAAATACCCTGAACCAAGTCCCAAAGGAGATGAGTGGAATGTACAACGACATTCTGAAGAACATTATTGAGTCTCCAAATGCGGAGCTGGCACAGTGCATTCTCACCTGGGTGGTTTGTGCTCGCAAGCCCCTGACAACCGATGAACTGAGAGAAGCAGTCAGGCTGGATATTAACCAGACGCTTAGGACGTCGGACAGGTTTGCGCAGATATGTGGCAACTTGATTACTGTCGACAACAACTACGTCCAAGTCATGCATCAGACAGTCAAGGAGTTTCTTACTGGCGAGCAATCGGACTACTACATACCTCGTGCCGGGTCTCACGCTCGTATAGCAGAACTTTGCCTTACCCACCTCAACGGGCGCAATTTCAACCCCCCTCGAACTCGCCGTGTGCCTTCGTTCAAAAACAACAGCGCTGGCGCCAACGACACGGCCTTCGACGAGTATGCATGTGCTAACTTCAGTTACCACCTCGCACATTGTTCGCCTTCGGAGGAGACACTGGAGTTGTTGCCACTTCTCGGATCCTTTTTCTCGTCCAACATCTTGACGTGGATTGAGCGCATTGCGAAAACGGGCCGTTTGGCACTCATCATGCGAACGATACAGAACCTGAAGGCGTACCTCAAGAAGCAGGTAGCCACCTGCTCGCCCATCGACTCTGATTACCAACTTGTTTCACGCTTTGTCGAAGATCTACTGAGGCTGTCAGCCATCTACGGCCCGAATCTCGTCAACACTCCTTCATGCATCTATTCTCTCGTCCCATTGCTTTGTCCAACTTCCAGCATCATTCACTGGAAATTTGCTAGAACGCAGTTCAGGCAGAAGGTCATATGCAATTTCAATACCGATTGGGACGAGCGGTTGAGCTCGCTTTCGTTTGCCACTAGAGTCATGTCCATTGCTTGCGGTGATCAATTCTTTGCCGTCGGCCTTGGAGACGGAGTGGTCAAGGTGTATCGTCAAAGTACTTTCGAGCTTCTCAACACTTTCAGACATGGTGAGCCTGTCCGCAAACTGGCAAACGGCCACTTGACGGGCATCCTAGTTACTGCTGGCCTCAAGACGGTGAAGGTTTGGGGTCCGAGACAGACTCTGCTCTGGAGTGTCAACGTGCCCGAGCAACCACTCAGTATTGAGTTCAGCCCAGACGACTCCAAGATTTATGTGCCACTGAGAAGTGGAGAGGTCTATGTATACAGGTCCAAGGGCGGCGCTCGTCTAGACTGCCTAGCACTAACCGACGAAGACGGTTCtagctcttcctcctcagatTCGGAGTCTGATGGCGAAGGTGGAGAAAGGTACAAACCCAACAACCAGAAGAAGACTAATCCCATATTGGTCAAGATATGCCCATCGCTGGGAATCGCTGCTGTCGCCTACCGCAGCTCACACCTTCAAGTGTCTTATTACGACAACGAAGGCGGGATGGAAGCatttgagaaggaggggtaTGAAGATGGTCAAGGCCTACCGTCCCAGGTGTTGGATGTTGCATTCAATCCGAACGTTGAGCAGAGCTTGATGGCGGTTGCATACCAGGACGGAGATCTAGTCACCTTTGATCCATGGACGCTTCAGCAAAAAAGCACGCACCATCTCAATGCCCACACACTGGCGGCTTCTCCCGACGGGCAAACCTTGGCTGCTGGAGATAGCGAGTGTGTTATCACTCTCTTCGCATTCTACGGGATGAGGCAGTTGTGTCGAATCGAATCAATGGACGAAAGAATCATGGGTATTGTCTTTGCTTCCAACAGCCTTAGGTTCTTTGACTTGAGGGGAAATACCTGCAACGTTTGGGAGCCGTCAGTTCTCATCAAAAAGAACCTAACGGATGACGGCTCGAGTGATGTTACCGACGACTACTTcacctcgacctcttccAACTTAGTATGCACGCGAACGTTTGAGGGGAGCAACGAGATAACTGTGATGGCTCAGGCTGGAGACTCAGATTTTGTCTTTTGTGGCCGTGAAGAGGGCGCTATTACACTGCACGATATTACCACTGGAAAGGTATGCGCGGGGTTTCAATTCCACGCACGCATGGTTGAGATCCGGCATCTCGAGTGGCATGCGCAGTCGAAAGTTTTGTTCAGTGTTGATGCTTCGCGCAGATGCATTGCAACAAGGATTACTCTTCCGAGGTTatcatcttcttcaaagTCAACAAGTCCAGTGGAGAAGCTCAAACAAGAACTTGGGCAGCAAAGCCCGCAGTTTGAGCATATCCTTGACTTTCGAGCGTCGGATCATGTCTTGCAGGCTCTCATCAGTCCCGATGGGACATCATTCCTAGTATCGACCCAGGCAGGAGAGGAGATGCACACCATTTCCACCGTTGAAGGCGAGCCAAAACAAGAGCCCACCATTATTCAAACAACAAACTCTATGGGCCCTGCCCGATGGCTCGCCCATCCCACCGACTCTGACCGACTGCTGCTGTTTGACCATGACATGCTCCACGTATTCCTCTGGAAGACGCTTGAACGGCAGAGTCCGCCAAATGGCATAATtatccatcccccccctgAACTATCTCACAGCGGTGACTTTATCCTCTCCGACGATTGGCTCTCACGACCAGGTCTTTCCACAATCTACCAAACAATTGACATgccaaccacctcttcgAAACTCTCCTCGGTCCCAGAGACAGGCTTTCTGACCCTTGACCTCTCCAAGATATCTCCCGTCAGCCCAGCCCCCAGTGTCGAGGTGTCCCTCGTCACCCGGAAACTCCTCTCCCCGATCAAATCAATACTGGGCTTGCATAAATCCACTCTGTACTTCATCTCAGGTCGCGGCTGGGTCTGCTCGATCTCTCTTAAGAACTTGCCATCTTCCAAATCATACACAAGACACTTCTTCATCCCGTCTGTCTGGCAAACGGCAGATGGGCAGGGCCCAATGGCAAAGGTTGTGAGCAAAGGGTCGTCGGTTGCGATGGTGTACagggatgaggttgtggtgctgAGTGGGTTCTTGGAATTTGAGCACAAGACTGTTTTCGGGGTTTGTGATGATATCACTGAGTTGGGAGCTAgtgacgaggaaggagaggcaGCAGGAAGGGACGGTGTGCCGGTTATTACTAGGACTATGAGCTGA